The nucleotide window TGAAGAGCAGGCTGAGCAGGTAGCCACGCGTCCGAATCCATCAGAAACGGAGCCTGAAAATCCCAAACCAGAAGAACCTGAACCCGTTGAGGAGCAACAAGAAACTCCAGAAGAAACGACCAAGCCCGTTGATAGCCCTGATCAGACCGAAGAAATTGAAGAGGAGGTGGTTGAAACGCCGGAAACGGATAAAGTAGATCCCCAAGAGGAAACCGCTACAGAAGATCCAGAAGAAGTGACAGTACCACCAAAGACCGAAGAAGATGAAGTTCAGCAAGAAGGGGCCGAAACCAGCGGGGATGAAGAGGGGAACACAGGGGAAATTAATGCTGATCAGGGGACGGGAAATGAGCAGGAAAAGTCGGCGCCTTATGAGTTGAATTGGGAGGGAGATATCGAGCGAAATCCCATGGTGCAACCCTTACCCGATAATACAACTGATGCCGAGGCTACTATAACGATTCGGTTTGAGGTAAAACCAGATGGCTCAATTGGACGTATTGTACCACTTAAGAAAATGAATCCTGAACTGGAGCGCGAAGTGATGCGTACGTTGCGTAGTTGGCGTTTCTCCCAACTTCCCTCAGGGGTGCCTCAGCAGTCGCAGTGGGGGACGATTACCTTCCGATTTGTGTTCGAATGATTTCTTGAGCAAAACTTTATGTTCTTTGGAGGTAACTCCCATCATTTGAATAAAAGATGGCATTACCTCTCTTGGATTAGCTTCTCAAAATGTAATCTAATACAAGGGAATCATACGGCCAGAGTTAGTTCAGGAGCTCTTTTTAATGCTATTTTCTAATAGGTTGGGACATTTATACCCCCCCCCATGAAATTTTTCATTTCTCAGATAAGTTTTTTCCTTTCAAACCGGAATCGGAATACAAAGGTAAACATAAAACGCCTTCTCTGGTTTTTGCTGGCGCTCTCGGCGTTAATTGCCGAAGGTCCAACGTATTTACCACCGGAACCCCTACACAATTAGTAGGCAAAACACTGTAGCAGTCCAATATCAGGTAAGATACCGGATGTAGTGTGTTGTCGATAAAGTAGGATTCGCAGCAAAATATTAATCCTGATCCCACAACCACATTAACCTCCAACAGTGAGTTAGTACTAATTGGAAACGTTGAGCAGGAGGGTGAATTTATGAACCGATATTTTAATAATGAGGCAAACTAATGCCTCGTATTTATTAGTTGATAACCATTTTATATAAGTGACAACCCTATTATGCCACTTTTAAGCCGTTGATGTAAATAAGTAAATATTCTTCGTGTTTTAAGCCGTCCTTAAAAGCTTAAAATTACTAAGAAGAAAATAGGTTCTAATCGCACGATATTATGATAATAGAATTATGATCGATTCGCTTTAATTTCTTCAATTGCTTCGACCAAAGGTTCTACACTGCCTCTTTTAAGTCGGTTATTGACCGCCTGAGGAGTTATATCTAAATGTTTAGCCAACATCTTTTGGGTGATATCAGCGTCAATCATCATTTTCATGACTTCCTTCTCAGCTTCATTTCGCTTTCTATTTTGCATTTGTTTTCGGTTTAAAAGTTGTTTATTTATAAATTGATAATTTTTTAATTCACATAATGTGAATCTATAAAATGTAGACATTAATCGAAAGTGAATGCAATATTAGAACGTATTAAGAAAGCGTATCATTTGGAGACGGATGCGGAGGTTGCAGACTTTTTAGATATCAAGCCGAGCACCCTTAGCATGCAGAAAAATCGGGGACGTTTAGATCTGAAACGAATTATTGAAAAATGTAGTGACTTAAATAAAAATTGGCTGTTGGATGGTATTGGTGCAATGCGACCTGTTAATCACAATAGTAAAACCATTCCAATATTTAAGAGGCTCGAAGTTGATGAAGACAAAGTAAACTTTGAGAATAGCATAAAGGTGGGAGATATATTTGCCGATCTTGATGAAGAGTTAGAAGAACATTTGTTGGCAGGTAATCTTATCGGATATCTTGCTGCTGAAGATACGGTGGCATCGGCAGTGAGGGAGAATGATTTGGCAATTATTGATTTAAAAAAAGACCTAAAGAGCAATTCTATTGCTTTGCTATCAGGGGGGCAGGATGTGGTCTTGCGTCGTATTGTCAATAGAAAAGACCAGCTGGTTGCCAAAAAAGATAATAGAGATGATAATGCTATACATATTGAAGAAAATGATAACTATCACTGTATAGGCAAAGTGGTAAGTATCTTGAGAAGCGTGTAGACAAATACTAAGTTAGGTTTCATCTTGTTCTGTAAGATAAAGTTAAGTCCAGCAGTGCAAATGGATTATGGCTTTTTCTGAAAATAACTGGTTGATTTTTTGCTGGCGTGTGGAGTAATTATCCCTACTTTAGAAAGTTAAATGTTGTTATAGTGATATCTCTAAGGGATGATTTATCTGATATCCATCTTTCAAATTTAAATCTGATTTCAATGAAACCGTCTATTTATTTGTCAATTTTTGTGGCGTCGATTTTTATATTAATTGCTCCCCTGCGAATGCAGGCCCAAAGTGATGTTATGAATGAAAGCCAGCAGATTGAGGCTGCGGTAAGTCCTGTGCCAGATAAGATGAAAGATGGAGCTAAGGTGTTGGGCTATAACTCTGATGGAAAATTGCAGGTTCTTCGGCAAGGAAATAATCAGCTTATATGTGTTGCCGATGATCCTGAACAAGATAATTTTCATGTAGCTTGTTACCACAAAGATTTGGAGCCGTTTATGGAACGAGGTCGAGAACTCAAATCCCAAGGATTATCCCGAGAAAAGGTGGATAGTATCCGGTATAAAGAAATTGAATCAGGTAAGATTACTTTGCCTGAAAAGCCTATGGCACTTTATTCATTAACGGGACCTCAAAATGGATACGATCATACTACAGGAATGATTAAAAAAGCGTCTCCGCTATATGTGGTGTATGTCCCGTATGCGACGGAAGAGTCCACAGGATTATCTAAAAAACCAGTTAGCAAAGGTGCACCGTGGATTATGGAGCCGGGAACACCCTGGGCGCATATTATGGTGATGACGGGGCGTAAAATAGGCGGTGAAAGTGAATAGGTTAGTTGTATTTGTCATTATTTCATAAATAATCACAAAAAATCAGGGAGATATTTATATGAAAATATTCAAATATCTTTTAATTCTATCATTAGCTTTAGTTCTGAGTTCATGTTATCACGCCCGTATTTCTACTGATCAAGAACCCTCTGTCAAAGTAGTGGAAAAGCCGTGGCATCACGGATTTTTATTTGGATTGGTATATCCGAATGAGATAGATGTATCAGATAAATGTACAAATGGGGTTGCTGAAGTCGATACAAAGTTGAGTTTTTTAAATATGTTAGTGAGTAATATTACATTTGGGATATATACTCCCATGAATATTGAGGTTCGATGTGCCGCTACCTCTCAAACTGCTTCATCTCTAAATATTGAAGATGAGACAAGTATGAGTGTATTACAGAATTCAAGTGAGCAGGAGATTATTAATACTATTCATAAAGCAGCTGTTAAATCTAAGGAGTTGGATACTCCTGTCTACATTAAA belongs to Fodinibius sp. Rm-B-1B1-1 and includes:
- a CDS encoding Bor/Iss family lipoprotein: MKIFKYLLILSLALVLSSCYHARISTDQEPSVKVVEKPWHHGFLFGLVYPNEIDVSDKCTNGVAEVDTKLSFLNMLVSNITFGIYTPMNIEVRCAATSQTASSLNIEDETSMSVLQNSSEQEIINTIHKAAVKSKELDTPVYIKFE
- a CDS encoding helix-turn-helix domain-containing protein gives rise to the protein MNAILERIKKAYHLETDAEVADFLDIKPSTLSMQKNRGRLDLKRIIEKCSDLNKNWLLDGIGAMRPVNHNSKTIPIFKRLEVDEDKVNFENSIKVGDIFADLDEELEEHLLAGNLIGYLAAEDTVASAVRENDLAIIDLKKDLKSNSIALLSGGQDVVLRRIVNRKDQLVAKKDNRDDNAIHIEENDNYHCIGKVVSILRSV
- a CDS encoding TonB family protein, which produces MEEQPFFKKDEDRFAMAVTGGLHLVLVVFFLIYTFSIESNVRPSFIEVEFGEFQSGTPAEYAEEQAEQVATRPNPSETEPENPKPEEPEPVEEQQETPEETTKPVDSPDQTEEIEEEVVETPETDKVDPQEETATEDPEEVTVPPKTEEDEVQQEGAETSGDEEGNTGEINADQGTGNEQEKSAPYELNWEGDIERNPMVQPLPDNTTDAEATITIRFEVKPDGSIGRIVPLKKMNPELEREVMRTLRSWRFSQLPSGVPQQSQWGTITFRFVFE